The following are encoded in a window of Prochlorococcus marinus str. MIT 1013 genomic DNA:
- a CDS encoding pyridoxamine 5'-phosphate oxidase family protein — MPPWFSQINSAERNESRFDSLKWVQLATIGLDNTPRVRTVVFRGWSESYEMEIYTDIRSQKYYELYLNNNVEICWLFPNTKCQFRFRGTSRIDLGKDKLRHWETLSERSKSMWKWPTPGDQFLIDPKIDLSVQNNGKISNNFVLLKIDINHVDQLLLDKPTHIRRRWILKKEWVEERINP, encoded by the coding sequence ATGCCTCCATGGTTTTCTCAAATTAACTCTGCTGAGAGAAATGAATCAAGATTTGATTCTTTAAAATGGGTTCAACTAGCCACAATTGGACTTGATAATACTCCAAGAGTAAGAACAGTGGTTTTTAGAGGATGGAGTGAATCTTACGAAATGGAAATCTATACCGATATAAGAAGTCAAAAATATTATGAATTATATTTGAATAATAACGTGGAGATATGCTGGCTTTTTCCAAATACTAAATGTCAATTCAGATTTCGAGGGACATCAAGAATTGATCTAGGTAAGGACAAGCTTCGTCATTGGGAGACACTAAGTGAGAGATCTAAATCTATGTGGAAATGGCCCACTCCTGGCGATCAGTTTCTCATTGATCCAAAAATAGATTTATCAGTTCAAAATAATGGGAAAATTTCAAATAACTTTGTTCTATTAAAGATTGACATCAATCATGTCGATCAACTGCTTCTAGATAAACCAACTCATATAAGAAGAAGATGGATACTAAAAAAAGAATGGGTTGAGGAACGTATAAACCCTTAA
- a CDS encoding HAD-IA family hydrolase, whose protein sequence is MNKLEAVFWDVDGTIADTELCGHRIAFNLAFKDFDLDWYWNEIKYLELLKISGGLNRIIHHRNESNNQVTDDQCSKIQSRKRIHYKKLIESGQIKVRDGVLKLIEELSCFSIDQFIVTTSGRGSLEPFLNTSLSSHLDFFSGIITYEDVEKHKPFPDAYNLAIQLSKKSHFNCIAIEDSNIGVEAAKAAKLNCLLTLPPWSSSIKNISTKANACVNSLGNAYNPAKVIYGKELISNNVDLSYLTKIIN, encoded by the coding sequence ATGAATAAGTTAGAAGCTGTTTTTTGGGATGTTGATGGAACCATAGCCGACACAGAATTGTGTGGGCACAGAATAGCTTTTAATTTAGCTTTTAAGGACTTTGACTTGGATTGGTATTGGAATGAGATCAAATATTTAGAACTACTAAAAATCTCGGGTGGATTAAACCGTATCATTCATCATCGTAACGAATCAAATAATCAAGTTACTGACGATCAATGTTCTAAAATTCAATCAAGAAAGCGTATACATTATAAGAAATTAATTGAATCTGGACAGATTAAGGTTCGAGATGGAGTTTTAAAGCTTATCGAAGAACTTTCTTGTTTTAGTATTGATCAATTTATTGTTACGACTAGTGGTAGAGGTTCATTAGAACCATTTTTAAATACCTCATTGAGTTCACATTTAGATTTTTTTTCAGGAATAATTACATATGAAGATGTGGAAAAGCACAAGCCCTTTCCTGATGCTTATAACTTAGCAATTCAATTAAGCAAAAAGTCTCATTTTAATTGCATAGCTATTGAGGACTCTAATATTGGTGTTGAGGCAGCTAAGGCAGCAAAACTAAATTGTCTTTTGACATTACCTCCATGGTCATCTTCTATTAAAAACATTTCTACAAAGGCCAACGCATGTGTTAACAGCCTTGGCAACGCTTACAATCCCGCTAAAGTAATTTATGGCAAGGAATTAATTAGCAATAATGTTGACCTATCATATTTGACTAAAATTATTAATTAA
- a CDS encoding peroxiredoxin: protein MTTNESLRVGMQAPDFAATAVVDQEFKDITLSQYRGKYVVLFFYPLDFTFVCPTEITAFSDRYTDFSTKNTEVLGVSVDSKFTHLAWIQTPRNEGGIGDINYPLVSDLKREICQAYNVLNDDGEADRGLFIINPSGVIMHSTINKAPVGRNIDETLRVLQAYQYVESHPDEVCPAGWTPGDKTMKEDPEGSKEYFSAL, encoded by the coding sequence ATGACGACAAATGAGTCCCTAAGGGTCGGAATGCAAGCACCAGACTTTGCTGCTACTGCAGTCGTTGATCAAGAATTTAAGGACATCACACTTTCTCAGTACAGAGGGAAGTACGTTGTTTTATTTTTCTACCCATTAGATTTTACATTTGTTTGCCCTACAGAAATTACAGCGTTTAGCGATAGATATACCGATTTCAGTACAAAAAACACAGAGGTTTTAGGTGTATCTGTTGACAGCAAATTTACACATTTAGCTTGGATTCAAACACCCAGAAATGAAGGAGGTATAGGTGATATTAATTATCCACTAGTATCTGACCTTAAGCGTGAAATTTGTCAAGCTTATAATGTTCTAAACGATGATGGAGAAGCTGATAGAGGTTTATTTATAATTAACCCTAGTGGAGTTATAATGCACTCAACAATCAATAAAGCACCAGTTGGACGCAATATTGACGAAACTCTAAGGGTTTTACAGGCATATCAATATGTAGAATCTCATCCAGATGAGGTATGTCCCGCTGGATGGACACCTGGTGACAAAACCATGAAGGAAGATCCTGAAGGAAGTAAAGAATACTTTTCAGCACTTTAA
- a CDS encoding DUF565 domain-containing protein — translation MQKTKFQKFLDSLFSFINPIIGDSWTKRSFLLLSLLFGFYFTNSLISFLLDKTVNTIFLAIILLIIMELAIRSYLLSNYSKLSIIIISINNFRIGSTYALILEAFKLGS, via the coding sequence ATGCAGAAAACCAAATTTCAAAAATTTTTAGATTCTTTGTTTTCTTTTATCAATCCGATTATTGGTGATTCTTGGACCAAAAGAAGTTTTCTATTACTGTCTTTATTATTTGGCTTTTATTTTACCAATAGTCTAATTTCCTTTTTATTAGATAAAACTGTTAATACGATATTTCTGGCAATAATTTTGTTGATAATCATGGAGTTAGCCATAAGATCATACCTATTATCTAATTATTCTAAATTATCAATAATTATAATTTCTATTAATAATTTCAGAATAGGTTCTACCTATGCATTAATTCTTGAAGCTTTTAAGCTTGGATCTTGA
- the ftsH gene encoding ATP-dependent zinc metalloprotease FtsH, whose protein sequence is MSKSYSQLLKDIENGEIISIILIPNRREVLIEFINGEKKTIPIFYNDQKILRLSEEYKVPLTVRDTLSEQRLANFITGIGLLIIFIISFSFLIRRSSKLLNNMQSFYGRSSQVKEDEINKITFDDVAGLNEESDELKEIVAFLKNPQILIDLGAKTPKGVLLVGPPGTGKTLLARAIAGEANVPFFSISASEFVEMFVGVGASRVRDLFKSAKSKSPCIVFIDEIDSIGRQRGAGIGGGNDEREQTLNQLLTEMDGFASNNGVIVIAATNRPDVLDRALTRPGRFDRRIYISLPDRKARHKILSVHARTKPLSDSVNLMEWASKTPGFSGADLQNLLNEAAIHAARNNLSIISSNELDKALEKARFGLLSKPLSDITKKRQIAYQIIGKTLVSLLITNTDKLEKISLFKSIGDISGMTYFTPDEESIDSGLITRNYIYNKILISLGSRAAEIIVFGSKEVTQGSQKEFQDVYFWANQMVTKFGFSELGPISYESENDSIFLGRDIMQNRKEFSQKTSKEIDKQIIAIANKAINHAIKLLSNKVYLMDKLVDELIDNETLDGKYIIKSLKNYTSTN, encoded by the coding sequence ATGAGTAAAAGTTATAGTCAATTATTAAAGGATATAGAAAATGGAGAAATTATTTCTATTATTTTAATTCCAAATAGAAGAGAGGTCCTTATAGAATTTATCAATGGTGAGAAAAAAACAATTCCAATATTTTATAATGATCAGAAAATACTTAGATTATCTGAAGAATATAAAGTACCTCTTACAGTAAGAGATACCCTTTCAGAACAACGATTAGCTAATTTTATTACTGGAATCGGACTTTTAATAATATTTATTATATCTTTTTCTTTTTTAATCAGGAGATCATCCAAGTTGTTAAATAATATGCAAAGTTTTTATGGGCGTTCCTCACAGGTAAAAGAAGATGAAATTAATAAAATTACTTTTGATGATGTAGCAGGGTTAAATGAAGAATCCGATGAGTTAAAAGAAATAGTCGCCTTTTTAAAGAATCCACAGATTCTTATTGACCTTGGTGCAAAAACCCCTAAAGGTGTCTTATTAGTGGGACCGCCTGGAACTGGAAAGACATTATTAGCTCGCGCAATTGCTGGAGAAGCAAATGTTCCTTTCTTTTCTATATCAGCATCAGAATTTGTTGAAATGTTTGTTGGGGTTGGGGCAAGCCGAGTTAGAGATCTTTTTAAAAGCGCAAAATCAAAATCACCTTGCATTGTTTTTATAGATGAAATTGATTCAATTGGCCGTCAAAGGGGGGCTGGAATAGGAGGTGGAAATGATGAGAGAGAGCAAACTTTAAACCAACTTCTAACTGAAATGGATGGTTTTGCTTCTAACAATGGAGTTATTGTTATTGCAGCGACAAATAGGCCAGATGTTTTAGACAGAGCTTTAACTAGACCTGGAAGATTTGATCGTCGTATTTACATATCTCTTCCCGATAGAAAAGCTAGACACAAAATTCTATCTGTACATGCCAGAACAAAACCTTTATCCGATTCTGTAAATCTTATGGAATGGGCATCTAAGACTCCTGGCTTTTCAGGTGCCGATCTACAAAATCTACTAAACGAGGCAGCAATTCATGCAGCAAGGAATAACCTATCCATCATAAGTAGCAATGAACTTGATAAAGCACTAGAAAAAGCACGCTTTGGATTACTTTCTAAACCACTTTCTGATATCACAAAGAAAAGACAAATTGCATATCAGATAATTGGTAAAACATTAGTATCTTTATTAATTACAAATACAGATAAATTAGAAAAGATTTCATTATTTAAGTCTATTGGAGACATATCTGGTATGACTTATTTCACACCTGACGAAGAGTCAATAGATAGCGGTCTTATTACACGTAATTATATCTATAACAAGATATTAATTTCACTTGGATCTAGAGCTGCTGAAATAATCGTTTTTGGATCTAAAGAAGTTACTCAAGGATCACAAAAGGAGTTTCAAGATGTTTATTTTTGGGCAAATCAAATGGTTACAAAGTTTGGGTTCTCAGAACTCGGACCTATCTCATATGAATCAGAAAATGATTCAATTTTTCTTGGTAGAGATATTATGCAAAATAGAAAAGAATTTTCACAGAAAACTAGTAAGGAGATTGATAAGCAAATAATAGCAATTGCAAATAAAGCTATTAATCATGCAATTAAACTACTTTCAAACAAAGTCTATCTAATGGATAAGTTAGTTGACGAATTAATAGATAATGAAACTCTTGATGGAAAATATATTATAAAATCACTTAAAAATTATACTTCTACGAACTAA
- the rpmF gene encoding 50S ribosomal protein L32: protein MAVPKKKTSKGKRNQRHAIWKGKAAIAAEKALSIGKSVLTGRAQGFVYPMNETSEEESD from the coding sequence ATGGCGGTACCAAAGAAAAAGACCTCTAAAGGGAAAAGAAATCAAAGACATGCGATTTGGAAAGGCAAAGCTGCTATTGCAGCTGAGAAGGCGCTATCAATAGGGAAATCCGTTCTAACAGGAAGAGCTCAGGGATTTGTATATCCTATGAATGAGACTTCAGAAGAGGAGTCTGATTAA